The Thermodesulfovibrionales bacterium genome contains the following window.
GTCAAGGAGGGAAGGTGTCTTCTCCTTGGGCCAATAAAGTCGCATCATCAGGATAAACTTTCCTTTTGGAGCCGGTAGCCAGTTCGACTCCTTGTCTTTACCCGGCGATTCGTTTTGAATGTACAGGTCAACCGATCCATCAGCATTGGTTTTAAACTGGTTCCGTGCGCTAAGCGTATAGCGGTTTAGCTTGTTTGGGACGAAGAAGAAATCGGCATCGTACATTGTCAATGACCAGAAGCCATCGACAGGAGGCATCTGCCCCTTGTCAAAGTGCATGATGTATTTGTTGGTACCGTCATATGGCTTGCCCTCTGCGTCCGCCTCCGAGGTAGGATAGATCGCATCTTGGCCACGGTTGGCACCCAGACCGATTGCTGTAACCAAGGCCCTCACCAGGTACTCAGTCCCATAGACGCCAAGCTTTGTCGAATACGTCCAGCCGCTAACCGGTTTTCCCATGTTCTTGAATTCAGCCATGATCTTTTCCTGCGCTATCTTGGGGACGTCTTGTAGGGACTTTGCAACGGATGGTTCAGCCTTGCTGATGTCGAAGTCCTTCCCGGGAACAATACCGATCTTGGCCATCTTTTCAACCATTGGTGCATCAGCAGCTGCTGGCGGGTTGGTCTTCAGAAGTTCCGCAAATAGCTTGAAAAAGGTTCCTGCGTCCATCTTGTTCACTTGCTCACGCACAGCCGTCTTCATGTCGATCTTCGGGTCAACCTTGCCCTGAGGTGGAGTGTAGGGCTTGCCGTAGCTGCTCAACGGAACCACTGAGAATTTGTCCTGAAGGGCATGGACCGCCTTGTAGTCCTCTGGTGTTCCAGTACAGTAAAGGCGACCAAGAATCCACACCATGCCAGTGGGCGATTTATACTCGGTAACTCCCTCAGGCAATGTGCCTGTCCACCCGGGTCCAGTGATGGCGTACTTCTGCGCCTTCGTTCCCGTGGTACGCTTGCCCGGCACCTGGAAAACATCAGTCCATCCAGAGAGCATGGGCACCAAGAAATAACGATCCTTCATATCTGGGATACTTAAAACCCATGGCTCTTTTGAGACATCAAGCCAAGCTACAGTGTAAAGCGTGTCTGCATTGGGCGCAGTGACCGTGTGGTCA
Protein-coding sequences here:
- a CDS encoding DUF1254 domain-containing protein; this encodes MKAKAVLVVMLAVLLAIIVACTKKETPPAAQKPAGGGEQDLAAIGTEAYIYGYPLVTMEITRQVSTNVTKSEGSKAPMGQFAKLRTYPAVSDHTVTAPNADTLYTVAWLDVSKEPWVLSIPDMKDRYFLVPMLSGWTDVFQVPGKRTTGTKAQKYAITGPGWTGTLPEGVTEYKSPTGMVWILGRLYCTGTPEDYKAVHALQDKFSVVPLSSYGKPYTPPQGKVDPKIDMKTAVREQVNKMDAGTFFKLFAELLKTNPPAAADAPMVEKMAKIGIVPGKDFDISKAEPSVAKSLQDVPKIAQEKIMAEFKNMGKPVSGWTYSTKLGVYGTEYLVRALVTAIGLGANRGQDAIYPTSEADAEGKPYDGTNKYIMHFDKGQMPPVDGFWSLTMYDADFFFVPNKLNRYTLSARNQFKTNADGSVDLYIQNESPGKDKESNWLPAPKGKFILMMRLYWPKEKTPSLLDGTWKIPPVNIVK